The following proteins come from a genomic window of Nocardioides albertanoniae:
- a CDS encoding arylamine N-acetyltransferase family protein, whose product MTDDLWRTDRLDLTAYLDRIGVSRPPEPSRSALEEIYDAHLRTFTFDNIDVLLDQHPGVDLPEVAKKFVGRGRGGYCFEHGTLFAAVLERLGYAVERRLARVGVDPTEAGRTHLVAVIDIDGVRLLADPGFGLSVWRPIPLVDGATDEVGGITHGVRWTEHGWALQRAKGDGWDRMHTHDEALVVPSDVAIGHHFTSTHPTVHFRHRMIVTKLLGDRHVSLTHEAVTVRREGEETEHREIGLDEVMAYLDELEVPLTGDECTRLRARLETLS is encoded by the coding sequence GTGACCGATGACCTGTGGCGCACCGATCGACTCGACCTGACCGCGTATCTGGACCGGATCGGGGTCAGCCGGCCGCCCGAACCGTCGCGGTCGGCGCTGGAGGAGATCTACGACGCCCACCTGCGCACCTTCACCTTCGACAACATCGACGTGCTGCTCGACCAGCATCCCGGGGTCGACCTGCCCGAGGTGGCGAAGAAGTTCGTCGGCCGGGGGAGAGGCGGCTACTGCTTCGAGCACGGCACGCTGTTCGCGGCGGTGCTGGAACGGCTGGGCTACGCCGTCGAGAGGCGTCTTGCCCGGGTCGGCGTCGACCCGACCGAGGCGGGGCGTACGCATCTGGTGGCGGTCATCGACATCGACGGCGTGCGGCTGCTCGCCGATCCTGGGTTCGGGCTGAGCGTGTGGAGGCCGATCCCGCTGGTCGACGGTGCGACCGACGAGGTCGGCGGCATCACCCACGGCGTGCGCTGGACCGAGCACGGCTGGGCGCTTCAGCGCGCGAAGGGCGACGGGTGGGACCGGATGCACACCCATGACGAGGCGCTGGTGGTGCCCAGCGACGTCGCGATCGGCCATCACTTCACCAGCACCCATCCCACCGTGCACTTCCGTCACCGGATGATCGTGACCAAGCTCCTCGGTGACAGGCACGTCAGCCTCACCCACGAGGCCGTCACCGTCCGTCGTGAGGGGGAGGAGACCGAGCATCGCGAGATCGGCCTCGACGAGGTCATGGCCTACCTCGACGAGCTCGAGGTGCCGCTCACCGGTGATGAGTGCACACGCCTGCGCGCGAGGCTCGAGACGCTCAGCTGA